One bacterium DNA segment encodes these proteins:
- a CDS encoding ATP-dependent Clp protease ATP-binding subunit — protein MNDRFTQRVRKVLFLARDEAGRLQHDYIGTEHLLLGVIREGEGVAANVLRRMNLDFDRIQKAVEDAVTAPMGPVSIGEIPFTPRAKKVLELSIDEARLHNHNYVGTEHLLLALIREGEGVAARVLNELGADHEAVKREVMKALGGGEGGGAPKGRVEGPRGKRQTAAAKKKENSVLEQFGRNMTDMAREGKLDPTIGRSKEIDRCIQILSRRKKNNPVLIGEPGVGKTAIVEGFATKIVEGNVPALLRDKEIVTLDLASVVAGTKYRGQFEERLKQIMAEIRENPDVILFIDELHTIVGAGGAEGAIDASNMLKPALSRGEIQCVGATTMDEYRKFIEKDGALERRFQPVMVNPPSEEETVQILFGLRDKYEAHHRVKFDDEAIRACVWLSNRYISGRALPDKAIDIIDEAGSRARLSMTVVPPDLRDIEQKIEQVITEKESAIQAQEFEKAAAFRDKEKELKKKLQEMKHDWTSDRTDPQAAVDQKLICQVIADITGIPVAEVEEEETDKLLRMEEELGKWVIGQDEALEAVSKSIRRNRAGLRDPRRPIGSFVFLGPSGVGKTEVARRLTEFLFGDQSALIRVDMSEYMEKHSVSRLVGAPPGYVGYDEGGMLTEKVRRKPYSVILLDEIEKAHPDVYNILLQVLDDGQLTDSFGRTVDFRNAVLIMTSNVGSRKTHTVRGVGFGSDEQDANDQRVQSNIDQDLRKTFSPEFLNRIDEIITFKSLGRQDITQIVEILLADVSHRLSNLEIEFEFTRACKDLLCDVGYDPKMGARPLRRAIQKHVEDPLSEKLLRGEVTSKSKLVIDANGPELSFKCIPTEEVKSLK, from the coding sequence ATGAACGACCGTTTTACCCAGAGAGTCCGCAAGGTTCTTTTCCTGGCCCGCGACGAGGCCGGACGGCTGCAGCACGACTACATCGGCACCGAACACCTGCTGCTCGGCGTGATCCGCGAGGGGGAGGGCGTTGCGGCCAACGTGTTGCGGCGCATGAACCTCGACTTCGACCGGATCCAGAAGGCCGTCGAGGACGCCGTCACCGCGCCCATGGGGCCGGTCTCCATCGGCGAGATCCCGTTCACGCCGCGCGCCAAGAAGGTCCTCGAGCTCTCCATCGACGAGGCCCGTCTCCACAACCACAACTACGTGGGCACCGAGCACCTGCTGCTGGCCCTGATCCGCGAGGGTGAAGGGGTCGCGGCGCGCGTGCTGAACGAGCTCGGCGCCGACCACGAGGCGGTCAAGCGCGAGGTCATGAAGGCCCTGGGCGGCGGCGAGGGCGGCGGCGCGCCGAAGGGCCGCGTCGAAGGTCCGCGCGGCAAGCGCCAGACGGCTGCGGCGAAGAAGAAGGAGAACTCGGTCCTCGAGCAGTTCGGCCGCAACATGACCGACATGGCCCGCGAGGGCAAGCTCGACCCGACCATCGGCCGGTCCAAGGAGATCGACCGCTGCATCCAGATCCTCAGCCGGCGCAAGAAGAACAATCCCGTGCTGATCGGCGAACCGGGCGTGGGCAAGACCGCCATCGTCGAGGGCTTCGCCACCAAGATCGTCGAGGGCAACGTGCCCGCGCTGCTGCGCGACAAGGAGATCGTGACCCTCGATCTCGCGAGTGTCGTCGCCGGCACCAAGTACCGCGGCCAGTTCGAGGAGCGCCTGAAGCAGATCATGGCCGAGATCCGGGAGAACCCGGACGTCATCCTCTTCATCGACGAGCTGCACACCATCGTGGGCGCCGGCGGGGCCGAGGGCGCCATCGACGCGTCGAACATGCTCAAGCCCGCCCTCAGCCGCGGCGAGATCCAGTGCGTGGGCGCCACCACCATGGACGAGTACCGCAAGTTCATCGAGAAGGACGGCGCCCTCGAACGGCGCTTCCAGCCGGTGATGGTCAACCCGCCCTCCGAGGAGGAGACGGTCCAGATCCTCTTCGGTCTGCGCGACAAGTACGAGGCCCACCATCGGGTCAAGTTCGACGACGAGGCCATCCGGGCCTGCGTCTGGCTCAGCAACCGCTACATCAGCGGCCGCGCCCTGCCCGACAAGGCCATCGACATCATCGACGAGGCCGGCAGCCGGGCGCGCCTGAGCATGACCGTCGTGCCGCCCGACCTGCGCGACATCGAGCAGAAGATCGAGCAGGTGATCACCGAGAAGGAATCGGCGATCCAGGCCCAGGAATTCGAGAAGGCCGCCGCGTTCCGCGACAAGGAGAAGGAGCTGAAGAAGAAGCTCCAGGAGATGAAGCACGACTGGACGTCGGACCGGACCGATCCCCAGGCCGCGGTCGACCAGAAGCTCATCTGCCAGGTCATCGCCGACATCACGGGCATTCCGGTGGCCGAGGTGGAGGAGGAGGAGACCGACAAGCTGCTCCGCATGGAGGAGGAGCTGGGCAAGTGGGTCATCGGACAGGACGAGGCCCTCGAGGCCGTGTCGAAGTCGATCCGGCGCAACCGGGCCGGCCTGCGCGATCCGCGGCGGCCCATCGGTTCGTTCGTCTTCCTCGGCCCCAGCGGCGTCGGCAAGACCGAGGTCGCGCGGCGCCTGACCGAGTTCCTGTTCGGCGACCAGAGCGCCCTGATCCGCGTCGACATGTCCGAGTACATGGAGAAGCACTCGGTCAGCCGCCTGGTCGGCGCGCCTCCGGGCTACGTGGGCTACGACGAGGGGGGCATGCTCACCGAGAAGGTGCGGCGCAAGCCCTACAGCGTGATCCTGCTCGACGAGATCGAGAAGGCCCACCCGGACGTGTACAACATCCTGCTGCAGGTGCTCGACGACGGGCAGCTGACGGACAGCTTCGGCCGCACGGTCGACTTCCGCAACGCGGTGCTGATCATGACCAGCAACGTGGGCAGCCGCAAGACCCACACCGTGCGGGGCGTCGGTTTCGGCTCGGACGAGCAGGACGCCAACGACCAGCGCGTGCAGTCGAACATCGACCAGGATCTGCGCAAGACGTTCAGCCCCGAGTTCCTGAACCGGATCGACGAGATCATCACGTTCAAGAGCCTCGGTCGGCAGGACATCACCCAGATCGTGGAGATCCTGCTGGCGGACGTGAGCCACCGGCTCAGCAACCTCGAGATCGAGTTCGAGTTCACCCGGGCCTGCAAGGACCTGCTCTGCGACGTGGGGTACGACCCCAAGATGGGTGCGCGGCCCCTGCGCCGGGCGATCCAGAAGCACGTGGAGGACCCCCTCAGCGAGAAGCTGCTGCGGGGCGAGGTGACCAGCAAGAGCAAGCTGGTCATCGACGCCAACGGGCCCGAACTGAGCTTCAAATGCATCCCGACCGAAGAGGTCAAGAGCCTCAAGTAG